GGTGCCTGTCTGAGTCTCCTGCTCAGCGTGGAAGAGGAGTTCGACATCGAGATCGAGGACGCGGACCTCTCCCCCCGTCTGGTGGACGATCTGACGGTGTTGGCCGACTACGTCCGGAGTCGGACCGGCTCGCTCGAGCTGAGCTGAGCTGGCTCTGCCCGGCTCTGCTCGTCCTCGGAAGCACGGCGACGGCAGGCAGAAACCAGTGGGCATCCTGGTCTGCGGGGTCACTCGACTGTCGGCACCCGAGCGCCCACCGCATCAGCCGAACCATGACCGTCCGTTCGGCACCGCAACGCCGCGCCGACTGTGCATAGGCCGCCGCACCAGTGGACGTGACCCGAGCTTCGTGATCGAGTCGCATCGGCCGGCCGCCTCGGCGGTCGTGGCCGCGATCCGCCGCCGGACCGAGTCCCTCGGCCGGACCGTCGACTCACACCCGAGATCGACGCGGTGACCGCGTCGATCCGGGGCTGGTCGTCCTCGGTGGCCGCCGACCAGCCGGTGCGGGACCTGATTCGCCGAACACGTGACGAAGCCGGTGTGCGCAGGCTATGCCGCGCGATGCCGCGTCCGGGGCGACGTCCGGGGTTCGCCGCCGGGGCGAGCCCGGTCCGACGGCTCACCCGTCGCGGCGCGACAGCGTGTCGGTGTCCTGCCGGGGAACCACGATGTCCACCGGGGTCGAGTCCGCGACCTCACCCGCTCCGGCCACCTGGTCGAGCACGCTGGTCATCCAGTCCACCAGGTTGCGTCGAGAGCGACTGGCCGCCGCCTCCCAGGCCTCGTGTCGACGACCGTCGATGCGCATCTCCACATGCATCGTCTGGGGTCTCGTCACCTCACGCTCGGCATTCCGCGCGGCACGGGCTCGATTCCGCAACTGATTCCTCGACCAGGAGTGGCGCTGCGCGCGGGACAGCCAGCGCTCCTGCTCCTCCGGGGGCAGCGCCGCCACCTCGGCATGGTGCTGGAAGCTCAGGCCGAGGTAGCGCCGAGCAGGCGGGAACTTGCCCGCAACCCAGGCGTAATTGCGTAACGTCCGGTAATCCAGTCGGGTCTCGTTGATCGCCCGGTGGTAGCGATCCGGATATCTCGCCTGGCCGAAGAGCAGCCAATCACCGAGCCACCAGACCGAGGACTCCGACACCGCGGCGATCCGCTGCCCGACCTGCTTCCACTCGTCGATCGAGAGGGTGTCCGCAAGCACGAGGGCATTCCGTCGAGAGCGGACCCGCTTCTCGTCGATCAGTGCCGAGTGCTCCTCCCCTGCGACTACGGTCACCTGTCCGGATTCCTGCGGTACCGTCACTGGAGCCATCCATTCGTCACGTGACTTCTCACCTGTTGACTTTTGTTGCCGCCCGCACCGGCGATCGCGAACAGGCGAACAGGAGCACGCCGGGTCACGCCGTCCACGAGAAGGGGTCGTGACCAGCTGGATCAGTCCGGTCGACCTCATGCGGGACCCGGGTCGGCTCCCGTCGCCGTCGACAGGTTCGGGCGAAGGCCGTCCACATCACGGAAAAGAGAGACGCCCCACCGGGAAGGCTTCGTACTCAGCCTTCTTCAGTGCGCGAAAGAATACCGATCAGGACTCGACCACGGGAATCTCGGTCGATTCCTCCCGACGACCATCCGGTGTCGGATTCGAATCAGGAGAGGCAGTGCTCGACGAGACGATGCCGGTTCGCCAACGACGACCACAATTCGCCGACCCGAGGTACATGACGACG
The Actinoalloteichus fjordicus DNA segment above includes these coding regions:
- a CDS encoding LmbU family transcriptional regulator; translation: MTVVAGEEHSALIDEKRVRSRRNALVLADTLSIDEWKQVGQRIAAVSESSVWWLGDWLLFGQARYPDRYHRAINETRLDYRTLRNYAWVAGKFPPARRYLGLSFQHHAEVAALPPEEQERWLSRAQRHSWSRNQLRNRARAARNAEREVTRPQTMHVEMRIDGRRHEAWEAAASRSRRNLVDWMTSVLDQVAGAGEVADSTPVDIVVPRQDTDTLSRRDG